The DNA sequence ATCTCCGTGTCCTGGAAATAGGACGAGAAATCCTCAACGACGGCAGACTTTTTCGGTGTCGTATCGTCCGCCTGGCGCGGTTCGGAAAATTCATCCTGCCGGCCGAAGACCGGATCGTGATCGACTGCCGCATGGCCGAAGCGGTCATCCGCATCGCGCTTTTCCGGCTCGAAATTCACCGCCAGGTCCTGATAATGCTGCGCGGCATAACCGGCAACCAGCGGGCGCTCGTCCGTCTCGGCACGCACGTCGGCATAGTCGTCAGCGGCGGGCGCATCGTCGGCCTGCGTTTCTTCAAGCTTGCGCCAGTCGTCCTCATCCACCGGCTTTGCCCAATGGGCGGGAACGGACGTGTCATCTTCGCGCGGCGCGGTTTCGAATTCGCGATCGTGCTCGTCAGCCGCGCGATAGGCCGGCTCTTCCTCCGCACGGGTGAAATAGGTTCCGTGCGTTTCATCGGAAACGGCGGGCGTTATCGGCGCGGGCGCTTCATAGAGCTCTTCCGGCTCGCGCTCTTCTTCACGCTGTTCCTCATAAACCTGCTCATCCTGCTCGGCGGCGGCGGAAACCGGCGCTTCGTGGCGAGGCTCTTCCTCGACGGCGGGTTCTTCATAAGCCGGCTCTGGCTGTGCGGCCTCGGTCGAGGCGGGTTCTTCCGCCTCGACAGGCTCGGCGGCATGGGCCGCGCGATCCTCATCGATATCGTGCTGATGGTAAGGTGCTGCGGCCTCTTCGGCAGCGGAGGAGAATTCTTCATCCTCCTCCAGCGCCGGAAGCGCCTCGGCATATTCGCTGTCCACCTCGGCGATTGCGGCGTCCAGCTTGGCGATCTGCCGGCGCAACAATTCTTCCGGCGGACGTGGCTTCATATTCTCGAGTTGGCGCACAACCGCACTGCGCGCCTTGTCGTAAACCTTCGCCCGGTTTTCGGGAGTATTGTTCGCCAAGCCATCCACGGCCTTGCGAATGACTGCTACAAAATCCGCCATAAGCACTTTCTCGTCGTGACCGGCGACGTACCGGCCCGATATGGTTTATGAATCTAGATCGCCGAGGACATTAATCCTCAAACGGATCAGTCACAAGTATGGTGTCGTCACGCTCCGGACTTGTCGACAGAAGCGCGACAGGCGCCCCGATCAATTCCTCGACCTGACGGACATATTTGATTGCCTGAGCAGGCAAATCCGCCCATTTTCGGGCACCGACGGTAGATTCCTTCCAGCCTTCCAGCGTGATGTAGATCGGCTCGACGCGCGCCTGCGCGCCCTGGCTGGCCGGAAGATGGTCGATTTCCTGCCCGTCAAGCTTGTAGCCGACGCAGATTTTCAGCTCGTCGAGACCGTCAAGCACGTCAAGCTTGGTGAGCGCGATGCCGGTAATACCATTGGTGGCGACCGACTGGCGCACCAGTGCGGCATCGAACCAGCCGCAACGGCGCTTGCGGCCGGTGACGGTGCCGAATTCATGGCCCTTTTCGCCCAGGAACTGACCGATCTCGTCATTCAGCTCGGTCGGGAACGGACCTTCGCCAACGCGGGTGGTGTAAGCCTTGGTGATGCCGAGAATGTAACCCAGCGAACCCGGACCCATGCCCGAACCGGCGGCGGCCTGGCCGGCAACCGTGTTGGAAGAGGTCACATAGGGGTATGTGCCGTGGTCGATATCGAGCAGCGAGCCTTGAGCGCCCTCAAACAGGATGCGCGCACCGGCGCGGCGCTTCTTGTCGAGCAGCAGCCACACGGTTTCGCTGAACGGCAGGATGCGCTCGGCAATCGAGCCCAGCTCTTCCATGATCGTCTCGTGCGAAACTTCGGTCGCGCCGAAACCGCGGCGAAGCGCGTTGTGATGCGTGAGGATACGGTCGACCTTGGCGGAAAGCGCCTCCATATCGGCCAGATCCATGACGCGGATGGCGCGGCGACCAACCTTGTCTTCGTAAGCCGGGCCGATGCCGCGACGGGTGGTGCCGATCTTCGTGCCGCTGTTGGAGGCGGCGTCTTCGCGCATGCCGTCCAGCTCGCGGTGCAGCGAAAGAATAAGGGTGGCATTGTCGGCGATACGCAGGTTTTCCGGGGTAACCTTGACGCCCTGCGCTTCCAGACGGCCGATTTCGGCGATCAGCGCATGCGGATCGACCACGACACCATTGCCGATGACGGCGAGCTTGCCGGGACGCACGACGCCGGACGGCAGAAGCGAAAGCTTGTAGCTGATGCCATCGATGACAAGCGTATGGCCGGCATTATGGCCGCCCTGATACCGCACGACGACATCTGCCCGCTCGGACAGCCAGTCGACAATCTTGCCTTTGCCTTCGTCGCCCCATTGCGAGCCGACCACCACAACATTCGTCATTTCTTGCTTTCCTGCTCATGGCGCTTGCGCGCCCGATAACCCGATGGGAAACCCAAACCCGCGAATGTATACTGTGTTGTTTTACGGAAAGCGACCCTGTTTCTTATGGAGAATTTTGCTTTTTCCGTGACAAGGCGTGGATTTCCCGCATTATCTCGCCCCGTGGGGCCCAAGCGCGGGCGCAAGACCGCCATTCACCCCTTAACCGTTTTCCCGCCCCGTGAAGAAGCGAAACATCAGCGTGCCCTCCAAAGCCTATATCGCCCTCATCATCGCCACGCTCTGCTGGGGCGGCAACACCGTTGCCGGCAAGCTGGCCGTCGGCCACATCAGCCCCATGGCCTTCACCTTCCTGCGCTGGGTCTTCGCCGTCGCCATCATCTTCGCCATTTCCGTGCCGCAACTCATCAAGGACTGGCCGGTGGTGAAAAAGCGCCTGCCGTATTTCTTCGTGCTCGGCAGCGTCGGTTACACCGCCTTCAACGTGTTTCTCTACACGGCCCTGCAGCACACCTCCGCCATCAATGCCGCCGTTATTCAGGCCGGCATTCCCATGGTCATCTTCGTCCTGAACTTCATCCTGTTCCGCACCCGCGTGCTGTTCGGCCAGATCGTCGGCTTCTGTCTCACCATATCAGGCGTGGCGCTTCTCGCCTCGCATGGCGATCCGGTCTCGTTGCTGCAACTGGAAATGAATGTCGGCGACGCGATCATGCTGCTCGCCGTGCTCGTCTATGCCATCTACACCGTCATCCTGCGCTGGAAACCGGCGGTCGACTGGCGCACCCTGATGGCCATCCCCGCCTTCTTCGCCCTCCTCACCTCCGTGCCGCTGATCTTCTGGGAAATCTCACGCGAGAGCGTCGTCTGGCCGGATCAGAAGGGCTGGGTGCTGGTGGTCTATGCCGCCATTTTTGCGTCCCTCGTCGCGCAGATCCTGTATATCAAGGGCGTTGAACAGATCGGCGCCAACCGCGCCGGCCTCTTCATCAACCTCGTACCCGTCTTCGGCACGCTTCTTTCCGTCGTGGTGCTCAGCGAAACCCTGCACACCTACCAGATTGCGGCACTCGTCATGGCGCTCGCCGGCATTGCCGTCGCGGAACGAAAAAAATCGCCGGCTTCCTGATCCAGATAGGATCAGGAAAAACCGGCGTAGTCTGGCAGGCATGAAGAGATGGGCTTAAAGCGCGGTTTCGCGCTCGGCCGGAGAAAAGACGGCATTACCGAGAACGATATCGCCCTTGTCGGTTGTAACGATCAGCACTTTTTCGAGCGATCCGTCATTGTTTAGCGAAAAGGCGAGGCGCAGCGCGCTCGAAGACCAGCCGGCACCGGCAAGCGCCGTGCGCTTGATCGCGGCGCAATCACCACAATCGCCAAGGCTTAACGAAGGTGTTGCCGGCACATCGGTTGCGAAGCCGGAAAAATAATCATCGAGCGCACCCATGGTGGCGTTTACATCGCGGTTGACGCGCAACAGTTCCTCACGACGCTCGCCGTTAAGCGGCGCGGCAATCGTCGAAACACATTGGCCGGCGGAAAGAACACAGCCATCAAAACCGCCCGGCGCCGAAACACCGATCTCCGTCACCGCGCTCTTTTCAACAGCGGCAAAACCACGGGCAAAACCGGCAGCACCCGCCGCATCGGCGTGGGTGGACATGGAAGCAACGACAATTCCGCAGATGGCAGCAGCAATAATCTTCTTCAACATTTCATACCCCGTTTGGCGATCCGCCGGCTTGTGCCGGTCTCGATTTCTGTTTTGTGGGAACGTCTCTTTTCAGAGGCGCTCTCCGTCTGTGATCCCACAATGGCACACGACTGTTTTCGAGCGCTTTAAGCCGATTGCTACAATTTTATCGGTTTTCATTTTTGTACAGCGACCGCTTTTTATTCAAATATGCGCCGATATCACCGCCCCAATTCGGAAGCAGTGTTGAGAGGCGATAAATGGGCCGCATCACTGCGGGGTATTGAAAGGATGGTTGAGGGTTTGCAGGCGATGCGGCCCCGGTCTCAACATATACGCCGCCCGCCAAACCGGTTCCTGTTTGGCGGATGGACATATGCCGGCTGCCTTAACCGTGACATCGGGAAATTCCCCGGTTCGGCCGCCTGCCCCGTCCACCTTGCGCCGCGCGCACGCTCAATGACCGGGATAAGGAGATTATAGCGAGCCGGCCGGACCCGTGGACGCGCGGGGATAAATGTATCGCGAAAAAGGCACGCAGGAGAGGCGCGGCACACGCTTTCGCCCCATCCCGGCCACAGGAATTTTCAGCGGGTTAACAGGCCCTTGATCGACGGCATTTGAATTAACCTTGTCTTAAAACCCGACGTTAATGGTTAGCAATTTAAGAATAGCGGAACGAAAGGGTTCCGTTATGCGTGGCGTATTTGCCGTAGTTTTTCTGATGCTCGTTCTGGCCGGCTGCGCCACCGCACCGTCACAGGTCACCAATGCCTGTGCGATTTTCGAACAGCGGAACGGCATTTTCAACAACTGGCGACGTGATGCGAAAGCGGCCGAACGGGAGTTCGGCGTGCCCGTGCCTGTCATGATGGCGACGATCTATACCGAATCCGCCTTCCGTCCCTATGCACGGCCGCCGCGCACCAAGCTGCTGGGCTTCATTCCCTGGACGCGCCAGTCGAGCGCTTATGGTTATGCCCAGGCGCTGGATGGCACATGGAGTGTTTACCAGCGCGAAACCGGCCGCCGGGGAGCAAGCCGCACGGATTTCACCGATGCCATCCATTTCGTCGGCTGGTATCACGCCAAAAGCCGCCGCGAAAACGGCATTTCGCTGAACGATCCCTACAATCTCTACCTCGCCTATTATTCCGGCCATGCCGGTTATGCCAAGGGCAGCTGGCGCAACAATTCCGCCGTCCAGAAGGCCGCCCGCCGCTCCGCCAACATGGCGCTGCGTTACGAGGCGCAGCTGCAGCAATGCGGATATCGCTGAGGCTCGGCGGGACGAGCTCCGTTGGGATTATATGACGGAGCAGCAAATCCTTCCTCCGTCACCCCAGACTAGATCCGGGGTCCAGTGCGATCAAGTCCTTGATCGCGAAAGACTCTTTCCACGGCGCAGACGCGCCGTGGCTGGATGCCGGCTCAAGGCCGGCATGACGGAAGACAGCATCACTCCCCGTAAACCGAGAGAAATTCCCGCACGGCATCGATCTCGTTCGAGCGAATTTCATGCCCGCCCGGATGCCATACCGTCTCCACGGTTCCACCCTGCGCCTGAAGGCTCTGTTCCAGCGCCGTCGTCAGCGGCACCGGGCAGATCGGATCGCGCT is a window from the Agrobacterium tumefaciens genome containing:
- a CDS encoding membrane protein; amino-acid sequence: MRGVFAVVFLMLVLAGCATAPSQVTNACAIFEQRNGIFNNWRRDAKAAEREFGVPVPVMMATIYTESAFRPYARPPRTKLLGFIPWTRQSSAYGYAQALDGTWSVYQRETGRRGASRTDFTDAIHFVGWYHAKSRRENGISLNDPYNLYLAYYSGHAGYAKGSWRNNSAVQKAARRSANMALRYEAQLQQCGYR
- a CDS encoding DMT family transporter; amino-acid sequence: MPSKAYIALIIATLCWGGNTVAGKLAVGHISPMAFTFLRWVFAVAIIFAISVPQLIKDWPVVKKRLPYFFVLGSVGYTAFNVFLYTALQHTSAINAAVIQAGIPMVIFVLNFILFRTRVLFGQIVGFCLTISGVALLASHGDPVSLLQLEMNVGDAIMLLAVLVYAIYTVILRWKPAVDWRTLMAIPAFFALLTSVPLIFWEISRESVVWPDQKGWVLVVYAAIFASLVAQILYIKGVEQIGANRAGLFINLVPVFGTLLSVVVLSETLHTYQIAALVMALAGIAVAERKKSPAS
- a CDS encoding transglutaminase-like cysteine peptidase, yielding MLKKIIAAAICGIVVASMSTHADAAGAAGFARGFAAVEKSAVTEIGVSAPGGFDGCVLSAGQCVSTIAAPLNGERREELLRVNRDVNATMGALDDYFSGFATDVPATPSLSLGDCGDCAAIKRTALAGAGWSSSALRLAFSLNNDGSLEKVLIVTTDKGDIVLGNAVFSPAERETAL
- a CDS encoding adenylosuccinate synthase, translated to MTNVVVVGSQWGDEGKGKIVDWLSERADVVVRYQGGHNAGHTLVIDGISYKLSLLPSGVVRPGKLAVIGNGVVVDPHALIAEIGRLEAQGVKVTPENLRIADNATLILSLHRELDGMREDAASNSGTKIGTTRRGIGPAYEDKVGRRAIRVMDLADMEALSAKVDRILTHHNALRRGFGATEVSHETIMEELGSIAERILPFSETVWLLLDKKRRAGARILFEGAQGSLLDIDHGTYPYVTSSNTVAGQAAAGSGMGPGSLGYILGITKAYTTRVGEGPFPTELNDEIGQFLGEKGHEFGTVTGRKRRCGWFDAALVRQSVATNGITGIALTKLDVLDGLDELKICVGYKLDGQEIDHLPASQGAQARVEPIYITLEGWKESTVGARKWADLPAQAIKYVRQVEELIGAPVALLSTSPERDDTILVTDPFED